From the genome of Candidatus Methylacidiphilales bacterium, one region includes:
- a CDS encoding alkaline phosphatase yields MSSRVFIRITLLLTFHLFSHARNSVIFIHIDGAGLAQWQALRFWQVGPDGDTEWDKLPHMAIYRGHIADSLTASSNAGAVAHAYGVRVHTSSFGMDSGGKPISNLQGKAESVMQEAKRRGVRTALINSGCITEPGTALFVATAPEREQHELISEKVIHSGTDIILSGGEGWLIPEGTEGRHGPGRRKDGRNLIEEARKAGYVVVHDREELLAVPRQTKKLLGVFAHEHTFHDLPQSARRVANLSPYKTDAPSLSEMLAKALECLHGEQFLIVAEEEGSDNFANINDATGTLEALRRADQAIGVARKFVKQNNNTLLLTAADSEAGGWDVIGFPDEHTETKIWAKIGRDPNGAPLGLDSDGRPFLSAPDRHGVRHRFVLAWASHTDTSGGLLVRGEGKYAEKIKGQMWNTDVYRVIRSNLFNGLK; encoded by the coding sequence ATGTCCAGTAGGGTTTTCATTCGAATCACTCTCTTGTTGACTTTTCATCTCTTTTCCCACGCACGGAATAGCGTGATATTCATACACATAGACGGAGCAGGATTAGCTCAATGGCAAGCGTTGCGCTTTTGGCAGGTTGGTCCCGATGGGGATACAGAATGGGATAAACTTCCCCACATGGCCATCTACAGGGGCCATATCGCTGACTCCTTAACAGCATCATCAAATGCAGGAGCTGTCGCGCATGCCTACGGTGTCCGAGTTCACACCTCATCTTTTGGCATGGACTCAGGAGGTAAACCCATTTCGAACCTCCAAGGAAAAGCCGAAAGTGTGATGCAAGAGGCCAAGCGACGTGGAGTGCGCACGGCGCTGATCAATTCAGGTTGCATCACCGAGCCTGGCACGGCTCTTTTTGTAGCGACCGCACCGGAGCGCGAACAACATGAGCTGATCTCAGAAAAAGTCATACATTCAGGCACTGATATTATCCTATCGGGTGGAGAAGGATGGTTGATCCCCGAAGGCACAGAGGGGCGTCATGGCCCAGGGCGCCGTAAAGATGGGCGCAACTTGATCGAAGAAGCTCGAAAGGCTGGATATGTCGTTGTTCACGATCGTGAAGAACTACTCGCCGTGCCACGGCAGACAAAAAAACTCCTAGGAGTTTTCGCCCATGAGCATACCTTTCATGATCTCCCCCAATCAGCCAGACGTGTGGCCAATCTCTCGCCCTATAAGACAGACGCGCCATCGCTCAGCGAAATGCTCGCCAAAGCGCTAGAATGTTTGCACGGAGAGCAGTTTCTCATTGTGGCGGAGGAAGAAGGTTCAGACAACTTTGCCAACATAAACGACGCTACAGGCACATTGGAAGCCCTTCGGCGCGCTGATCAAGCCATCGGTGTAGCAAGAAAATTCGTTAAACAAAATAACAACACGCTTCTCCTTACTGCCGCTGATAGCGAAGCGGGAGGATGGGATGTAATTGGATTCCCTGACGAGCACACGGAAACAAAAATATGGGCTAAAATCGGCCGCGATCCCAATGGCGCGCCTCTCGGCTTAGATTCCGATGGGCGACCATTTCTATCCGCGCCAGATCGGCATGGAGTTCGACATCGTTTCGTGCTCGCCTGGGCTTCGCATACGGACACATCTGGCGGTTTACTTGTGCGAGGAGAGGGGAAGTATGCCGAGAAAATTAAAGGGCAGATGTGGAATACCGACGTTTACCGAGTTATACGCAGTAACCTCTTCAACGGCTTAAAATAA
- a CDS encoding peptidylprolyl isomerase, protein MFFFSQKEPLRDFPFGTNSRSSENGKKIVAEIETDFGVMKIELWPEVAPKTVSNFIKLSQEGFYDGTAFHRIISGFMIQGGDPLTKDPANFARYGTGGPGYTIPAEFNDRPHVRGVISMARSSDPNSAGSQFFICHGDAPFLDRQYTAFGRLIEGDEVLDKIAAVPVNISPSGERSQPTQRVEVRKIRILNLQ, encoded by the coding sequence ATGTTTTTCTTCAGCCAAAAAGAGCCTCTGAGAGACTTTCCATTTGGGACCAATTCAAGGTCATCCGAGAATGGAAAGAAGATAGTAGCGGAAATCGAAACGGATTTTGGCGTAATGAAGATAGAGCTTTGGCCGGAAGTAGCTCCGAAGACGGTTTCAAATTTCATCAAACTTTCCCAAGAAGGATTTTACGATGGGACTGCTTTTCATCGAATCATTTCAGGGTTTATGATTCAAGGTGGGGATCCCCTCACCAAAGATCCTGCTAATTTCGCCCGATATGGGACGGGAGGGCCGGGCTATACGATTCCTGCTGAGTTTAATGATCGACCCCACGTCCGTGGCGTCATCTCAATGGCCCGGTCAAGCGATCCGAATTCTGCGGGTAGTCAATTTTTTATTTGTCATGGAGATGCCCCATTTCTAGATCGCCAATACACAGCTTTCGGGCGTTTGATTGAAGGTGATGAAGTGCTGGATAAAATCGCAGCGGTTCCTGTTAATATCTCCCCAAGTGGGGAGCGAAGTCAGCCTACGCAGAGAGTCGAAGTTCGGAAAATTAGAATTCTTAACTTGCAGTAA
- a CDS encoding phosphate ABC transporter substrate-binding protein: MAIRLVGVVFYYLGCLQLGIMLGREGLVIKGSDTLGAKMVPMLAEAFKRQHPEIHFEIAAEGSTSGIAALIDGTCNIAMSSRTVKAQEESVAMGKGVTFYPIVVAYDAMCVIVNVDNPITALRVRDVEGIFTGDIKDWSLIGGRRGRISVYTRNTSSGTYQDWKELAMRKRDYALHSQKLAGNEQIAAEVARNPHGIGYVGMAYVNLPGVRTISVVRGDGIRIEPTLEDIQKGRWPYARATYFYTNGEPKGTVRRFVEFVLSPTGQRIVEIAGFVPARTSR, translated from the coding sequence GTGGCTATACGTTTAGTGGGAGTTGTCTTTTATTATCTGGGGTGCCTGCAATTGGGGATCATGCTTGGGCGAGAAGGTCTTGTGATCAAAGGGTCGGACACCTTGGGTGCCAAGATGGTGCCGATGTTAGCTGAGGCATTTAAGCGTCAACATCCAGAGATCCATTTTGAGATTGCAGCGGAAGGATCGACTAGCGGAATAGCAGCTTTAATAGATGGGACATGTAATATTGCGATGTCGAGTCGAACTGTAAAGGCTCAAGAGGAGAGTGTAGCGATGGGGAAAGGAGTGACGTTTTATCCAATAGTTGTCGCTTATGATGCGATGTGTGTGATTGTGAACGTAGACAACCCTATCACGGCTTTGCGGGTGCGAGATGTGGAGGGGATATTTACTGGAGATATAAAGGATTGGAGTTTGATTGGCGGACGGAGAGGGCGCATTTCTGTCTATACACGCAATACCAGTTCAGGCACTTACCAGGATTGGAAAGAGTTGGCGATGCGGAAAAGGGATTATGCTTTACATTCGCAGAAGCTTGCGGGGAATGAACAGATTGCTGCCGAAGTAGCTCGGAATCCGCATGGCATCGGCTATGTCGGAATGGCTTATGTTAATTTGCCTGGTGTGCGCACGATATCAGTGGTAAGGGGGGATGGTATTCGGATAGAGCCTACGTTGGAGGACATACAAAAGGGACGCTGGCCTTACGCCCGTGCGACTTATTTCTACACGAATGGAGAACCCAAAGGAACGGTGCGTCGATTTGTTGAATTTGTCTTAAGCCCAACAGGGCAACGAATCGTAGAGATTGCTGGGTTTGTGCCAGCTAGAACTTCACGCTAG
- the pstC gene encoding phosphate ABC transporter permease subunit PstC produces the protein MSFYGQRKLSERIAARLSWDAIVYYFFRGNATVAIIVVALIIVFLWREGVDFFPEHRRHLELYRESGGELVDFLLVPLRESQELLNEWNDWYQKQKGSFRPERSIEEVNNLWHEWWDHIYATRLAADPMIQHVMKVRQRAKVAEEAERRKRRLVQMGRKNEAELIKIEPVDWVSEEQKLRQLCLNFMQDLQHFRSRMASLRTVTETWLMQQRLQASDTTKLRSMVSKLRAIEERCANIDSESARKELKEPVGHLQALSAFLLGQYWITQSFWMDWYGLLPVLGGSALVCIIALTIAVPIGVGSAIYVNQFASALERDFIKPSLEFIAAIPSVVLGFFGIVVLGETLREISQSPLLSWLPGFPFNERLNALTAGCLLAFMAVPTIFSLAEDALQNVPGSYKEGAFALGATKMQAVWTIIIPAASSGIIAAILLGLGRVIGETMVVLLCAGNRLMLPDFGSGLGVLTQPVHTMTGLIAQEMPEVVRGSLHYRALFVIGLTLFIIALLINFSVQRLLRSYQKRE, from the coding sequence ATGAGTTTCTATGGGCAGAGAAAACTTTCTGAGAGGATAGCGGCCAGGTTAAGTTGGGATGCAATAGTTTATTATTTCTTTCGAGGCAACGCGACAGTGGCAATCATTGTGGTCGCGTTGATTATTGTATTTTTATGGCGGGAGGGGGTTGATTTTTTCCCTGAGCATCGACGTCATCTTGAGCTGTATCGTGAATCTGGAGGAGAGCTGGTAGATTTCTTACTAGTGCCGTTAAGGGAGAGTCAGGAGCTCTTGAACGAATGGAATGATTGGTATCAAAAACAAAAAGGCTCGTTTAGGCCTGAACGCTCCATTGAAGAAGTCAACAATCTTTGGCACGAGTGGTGGGATCACATTTACGCTACACGGTTGGCGGCAGATCCAATGATTCAACATGTTATGAAGGTTCGCCAACGCGCGAAAGTAGCCGAGGAAGCCGAGCGAAGAAAGAGGAGGTTGGTTCAGATGGGGAGAAAGAATGAAGCAGAGCTAATTAAGATAGAGCCAGTGGATTGGGTGAGCGAGGAGCAAAAGTTGCGACAATTGTGTTTGAATTTTATGCAAGACTTACAACATTTTCGCAGTCGCATGGCTTCTTTGCGTACGGTGACCGAGACGTGGTTGATGCAACAGCGGTTACAAGCAAGTGATACGACCAAACTTCGATCGATGGTTTCCAAGCTTAGAGCAATTGAGGAACGCTGTGCCAATATAGATTCAGAAAGCGCGCGGAAAGAATTGAAAGAGCCCGTTGGACATTTGCAGGCTTTGTCGGCATTTCTGCTAGGCCAATACTGGATTACTCAAAGCTTTTGGATGGATTGGTATGGGCTTTTGCCTGTGTTGGGGGGATCTGCTTTAGTCTGTATCATTGCGTTGACAATTGCGGTGCCCATTGGGGTGGGCTCAGCGATTTATGTGAATCAGTTTGCTAGTGCACTCGAGCGGGATTTTATCAAGCCATCGTTAGAGTTCATAGCTGCGATACCGTCAGTGGTTTTAGGGTTTTTTGGCATCGTCGTCCTTGGAGAGACTTTGCGAGAGATTTCTCAAAGTCCACTTTTAAGTTGGCTTCCTGGATTTCCATTTAATGAACGCCTAAATGCGTTGACGGCGGGGTGTCTGTTAGCCTTTATGGCTGTGCCGACAATCTTTAGTCTTGCTGAGGATGCACTACAAAACGTCCCAGGAAGCTACAAGGAGGGAGCTTTTGCACTGGGAGCGACTAAAATGCAAGCAGTGTGGACGATCATTATCCCAGCTGCATCGTCGGGCATCATAGCGGCTATTCTTTTGGGACTTGGGCGAGTGATAGGAGAGACGATGGTGGTATTGCTTTGTGCAGGCAATCGACTGATGCTGCCGGATTTTGGAAGTGGCTTGGGCGTATTAACTCAGCCTGTGCATACGATGACAGGTCTGATCGCTCAAGAGATGCCGGAAGTTGTGCGCGGCAGTTTACATTATCGGGCGTTGTTTGTGATCGGACTGACGCTATTTATTATCGCATTGCTAATTAATTTTTCAGTGCAACGGTTGCTTAGATCGTATCAAAAGCGCGAATAA
- a CDS encoding phosphate ABC transporter permease PstA produces the protein MAEYSSPYDRRDWSEVALVFVLRVSTYAVLLFACFIIGKITWEGSKTVFQKEFPWVNVDFFTQPPETLHVFEFEGKRRSMGERDFRAFLAEKGLGEEWPSIPYVYSAGGIMPNIVGTVLLSIGAMVLAMAIGIFSAIYLSEYGREGRFIRGVRLAIVNLAGVPSIVFGLFGYGLFVTFMPVIESEPNLERLHLPLPWGLWLNFEGWGISLLSGWFTLALMVLPIVITSVEESLRAIPKGFREGALALGATRWQTIWTNVLPYAWPGILTSSILSLARVAGETAPIMFTAAFVIQDRLPWEVDRWSDFFFQGVMTLPYHIYTVSMRIPPNEYTLRTQYASAFVFLMLIGVVMTVATVLRSRTRKRVRW, from the coding sequence ATGGCTGAGTATTCTTCCCCATACGATCGAAGAGATTGGTCTGAAGTGGCGCTTGTTTTTGTGTTGCGGGTTAGCACGTATGCGGTGCTGCTATTTGCTTGTTTTATAATTGGGAAAATCACTTGGGAAGGGAGCAAGACTGTTTTTCAGAAGGAATTTCCATGGGTCAATGTTGATTTTTTTACTCAGCCACCTGAGACGCTGCATGTTTTCGAGTTTGAGGGCAAGAGGCGCTCGATGGGAGAGAGGGATTTTCGTGCATTTCTAGCAGAAAAGGGGCTGGGCGAGGAATGGCCAAGTATCCCTTATGTATATAGCGCTGGTGGGATCATGCCGAACATTGTTGGCACCGTTCTTTTGTCCATCGGTGCAATGGTTCTTGCCATGGCTATAGGCATATTTAGTGCGATCTATCTCAGTGAATATGGTCGAGAAGGGCGTTTTATACGTGGTGTGCGTCTGGCGATCGTGAATTTAGCCGGGGTGCCGTCGATAGTATTCGGACTATTTGGCTACGGACTTTTCGTAACATTTATGCCAGTTATTGAATCCGAACCTAATCTTGAACGCCTTCATTTACCGCTTCCATGGGGATTGTGGCTGAACTTTGAGGGATGGGGGATCTCGCTTCTATCTGGATGGTTTACTTTAGCGCTTATGGTGTTACCTATTGTGATCACATCGGTGGAAGAGTCGCTTAGGGCTATTCCCAAAGGTTTTCGTGAAGGGGCTTTAGCTCTAGGAGCTACACGATGGCAAACGATATGGACAAATGTATTGCCCTACGCCTGGCCCGGAATTTTAACGTCATCGATTCTCTCCCTTGCGCGGGTGGCTGGTGAGACGGCTCCCATTATGTTCACTGCAGCTTTTGTGATTCAGGATCGTCTGCCATGGGAGGTTGATAGATGGAGTGACTTTTTTTTTCAAGGAGTGATGACGCTTCCTTATCATATTTACACGGTGAGCATGCGTATTCCGCCAAACGAATATACTCTTCGCACTCAATATGCGTCCGCTTTTGTGTTTCTGATGTTGATTGGTGTGGTGATGACTGTAGCAACTGTGTTGCGTTCACGCACTCGAAAGAGGGTGAGGTGGTGA
- the pstB gene encoding phosphate ABC transporter ATP-binding protein PstB encodes MIEIKNLSFAYGSQTVLHDINLEIRPREITALIGPSGCGKSTLLRCINRMNDLIDGARVTQGGIWFHGRDITKPDVDVIALRKQIGMVFQKSNPFPKSIYENVVYGLRLQGEKSRAKLDEVVEKSLRGAALWDEVKDRLHESALGLSGGQQQRLCIARAIAVKPEVILMDEPCSALDPIATMKIEELIRELKKEYTIVIVTHNMQQAGRCSDQTAFFLMGRLVEHGPTEKIFTNPTQKQTEDYISGRFG; translated from the coding sequence ATGATAGAGATTAAGAACTTAAGTTTTGCATACGGGTCGCAAACTGTGCTGCATGACATTAACCTTGAAATAAGGCCGAGAGAAATCACTGCACTGATCGGCCCCTCCGGATGTGGGAAGTCTACGTTGTTGCGTTGCATCAACCGAATGAATGATCTGATCGACGGCGCTCGAGTGACGCAAGGGGGGATTTGGTTTCACGGTCGAGACATAACCAAGCCAGACGTAGATGTTATCGCACTGAGAAAACAGATCGGTATGGTGTTTCAAAAATCGAATCCGTTCCCCAAGAGCATATACGAGAACGTGGTCTATGGGCTTCGTTTACAAGGCGAAAAATCTCGCGCGAAGCTTGATGAGGTAGTTGAAAAAAGCCTTCGGGGCGCCGCCCTTTGGGATGAGGTGAAAGATCGCTTACACGAATCGGCTTTGGGGCTATCTGGAGGGCAACAGCAAAGGCTTTGTATCGCAAGAGCTATTGCAGTTAAACCTGAAGTGATTCTCATGGATGAGCCGTGCTCGGCGTTGGATCCGATTGCAACGATGAAAATTGAAGAATTAATCCGTGAATTGAAAAAGGAATATACCATCGTCATCGTTACTCACAATATGCAACAGGCTGGACGATGTTCCGACCAGACAGCTTTCTTCTTAATGGGACGCCTGGTCGAGCATGGACCTACTGAAAAGATATTTACAAATCCAACCCAAAAACAAACTGAGGACTACATTTCAGGACGCTTTGGATAA
- a CDS encoding phosphoenolpyruvate carboxykinase (GTP) has product MKTNLNEPNIRLPQALEWIQQTIDHCEPDFVYWVNGSDEEYAALIEQAVAQGVLIRLNQEKWPGCYYHRSNPNDVARVEHCTYICTPLQDDAGPTNNWVDPEKMYNKLREMTKGAMRGRTMYVIPYLMGPPGSPLAKVGIELTDSIYVVINMRIMTRVGQVAIEELEKQKSFNKGLHCLLDVNPERRIIAHFPQDNAIISVGSGYGGNVLLGKKCLALRIASYLGRKEGWLAEHMLILGVESPEGERTYVAAAFPSACGKTNFAMLVPPPRFKGWKIWTVGDDIAWMYPGKDGRLWAINPETGYFGVAPGTNSKTNPNAMITISKNTIFTNVALTPDGSVWWEGMDGDPPEECLDWKGERWTPASKEKAAHPNSRFTAPMVNNPSLDPAVYNPEGVPISAIIFGGRRANTLPLVFQAFNWVHGVFVGATMGSEMTAAAVGGQGQVRHDPMAMLPFCGYNMGDYFKHWLRMRRHIKFPPKIFCVNWFRKDKNGNYMWPGFGENMRVLKWIIDRAHGRAGAMETPLGWVPYAKDFDLVGLENFTAEQFDAVQNIDVEEWKREVILENELFIRLKDSLPIEMIFQRELLVARL; this is encoded by the coding sequence ATGAAAACGAACCTCAATGAACCCAACATCCGCCTCCCTCAAGCCTTAGAGTGGATACAGCAAACCATCGACCATTGTGAACCTGATTTTGTTTATTGGGTCAATGGCTCTGACGAGGAATATGCAGCACTTATCGAACAAGCCGTAGCACAAGGTGTGCTGATCCGTCTTAACCAAGAAAAGTGGCCAGGTTGCTACTATCATCGCTCCAACCCCAATGATGTAGCCCGTGTCGAGCACTGCACATATATTTGCACTCCTTTACAGGACGATGCAGGCCCAACGAACAATTGGGTTGATCCAGAAAAAATGTATAACAAGCTACGTGAAATGACGAAGGGGGCCATGCGAGGACGCACGATGTATGTGATTCCCTATTTGATGGGGCCACCGGGATCTCCTCTAGCCAAGGTGGGAATCGAGCTCACAGATTCGATCTACGTGGTGATAAATATGCGGATCATGACCCGCGTAGGCCAGGTCGCGATCGAAGAGTTGGAAAAACAAAAGTCGTTTAATAAAGGCTTGCACTGTCTCCTCGATGTCAACCCAGAACGCCGAATTATTGCCCATTTTCCACAGGATAATGCTATCATATCAGTCGGCTCTGGATACGGTGGCAACGTCCTTCTAGGCAAGAAATGCCTGGCCCTTCGTATCGCATCCTACCTTGGACGCAAAGAAGGATGGCTTGCTGAACACATGCTAATCCTCGGTGTTGAATCCCCAGAGGGAGAGCGGACTTACGTGGCCGCTGCTTTCCCGAGTGCTTGCGGGAAAACAAACTTTGCTATGCTTGTCCCGCCCCCTCGATTCAAAGGCTGGAAGATCTGGACTGTAGGCGACGATATAGCCTGGATGTATCCAGGAAAAGATGGTCGTCTTTGGGCAATAAATCCCGAGACGGGCTACTTTGGTGTTGCCCCTGGAACAAATTCCAAGACAAATCCAAACGCCATGATCACCATATCAAAAAATACGATTTTCACTAACGTAGCTCTCACCCCCGATGGCTCAGTGTGGTGGGAGGGAATGGATGGTGATCCGCCCGAAGAATGTTTAGACTGGAAAGGCGAACGGTGGACGCCAGCGAGTAAAGAAAAGGCCGCTCATCCAAATAGCCGTTTTACGGCGCCTATGGTCAACAATCCTTCCCTCGACCCGGCAGTTTATAATCCGGAAGGTGTTCCAATCAGCGCGATAATATTCGGTGGTCGTCGGGCTAACACTCTCCCACTGGTATTTCAAGCTTTCAACTGGGTGCACGGAGTCTTTGTCGGCGCCACCATGGGATCAGAGATGACGGCTGCAGCCGTAGGAGGGCAGGGACAAGTTCGCCATGATCCAATGGCGATGCTTCCCTTCTGCGGATACAACATGGGGGACTATTTTAAGCACTGGTTACGGATGCGACGGCACATCAAGTTTCCTCCGAAAATTTTTTGTGTGAATTGGTTTCGCAAGGATAAAAATGGAAATTACATGTGGCCAGGCTTTGGTGAGAATATGCGAGTGCTCAAATGGATAATCGATCGCGCTCACGGCCGCGCAGGAGCCATGGAGACACCCCTAGGCTGGGTGCCTTATGCTAAGGATTTTGACTTAGTTGGCTTGGAGAACTTTACCGCTGAGCAATTCGATGCGGTTCAAAACATTGATGTTGAGGAGTGGAAACGTGAAGTGATACTCGAAAATGAACTTTTCATTCGATTGAAAGACAGCTTGCCAATAGAAATGATTTTTCAGAGGGAGCTACTAGTGGCACGGCTCTAG
- a CDS encoding winged helix-turn-helix transcriptional regulator: MNKMVKSQKFQILSEIKRSQGLSVQELCDRVNLSYMGVKQHCIALEREGYVDTWRRPKGMGRPEKAYRLTELAQEYFPNEFTKLTSKILDSIGEVYGPSAPEKILYHIYSDQTAHYQQYVYGTSLEERAKNLAGLRDEEGYMSEYQFDANTRKHQIVEYHSPILQVMDRYPILRDLEVQMFEKVLNVKVNRKEERISGLYKCVFTLEP, encoded by the coding sequence ATGAACAAGATGGTTAAAAGCCAAAAGTTTCAAATACTATCAGAAATTAAACGCAGCCAAGGTTTGTCGGTTCAAGAATTGTGTGACCGAGTAAACCTTTCTTACATGGGAGTCAAGCAACATTGCATTGCACTGGAGAGGGAAGGATACGTGGACACGTGGAGGCGTCCTAAGGGGATGGGACGGCCTGAAAAGGCATACCGCCTGACGGAGCTTGCTCAGGAATATTTCCCTAATGAATTTACTAAGTTAACGAGTAAAATACTCGATAGTATTGGAGAGGTATATGGACCATCTGCTCCTGAGAAAATTCTATACCACATATACAGCGATCAGACGGCTCACTATCAACAATACGTTTATGGAACAAGCTTAGAGGAGCGAGCCAAAAATCTTGCAGGTCTAAGAGATGAAGAAGGTTACATGAGTGAATATCAGTTTGATGCCAACACCCGAAAGCATCAAATTGTTGAGTATCACTCGCCTATCCTTCAAGTTATGGACCGTTACCCGATCTTGCGGGATTTAGAAGTTCAAATGTTTGAAAAAGTTCTTAACGTGAAGGTTAACCGCAAAGAGGAACGAATATCCGGGCTATATAAATGTGTGTTCACGCTTGAACCCTAA
- the serA gene encoding phosphoglycerate dehydrogenase: protein MTNPSTNLISSRKMEKIKILVADPISPKGIEYLKKNPAFDVETRVGLSEGELAAIIPSYHAILIRSETKIRSSLIQVAEQLRVIGRAGVGIDNVDVPAATARGIVVMNTPVGNTISTAEHAFSLLMSLARNIPQAHLSMTKGEWDRKSFQGVELKDKTLGIIGVGRIGSEVAKRAQVFGMRVIAYDPFLTHARAQILQIELFETLEEMLPQADFITLHVPGTPETMNLLDAKRLACCKKGARLINCARGGLINEEALLQAIDSGHIAAAALDVFTIEPLPQNSPLRSHPKIILTPHLGASTQEAQENVGLEIAEAVEAYLLHGIIRNAVNMPNVEARALAVLKPYIQAATRLGYLVEQLTPHRLDAVKIHYSGKVNEHDTTPITRAALKGLLLTAGGTSVNEVNVLHLADNLGLKWSEHKNNDDEEYKDLITLEAIFGKEHLSVAVAIFGNRPRIVRVNDRNLEAALDGKLLVIENRDRPGIIGWLGTILGRHHINIASMALGRAEPGSRALSILHLDSVPSTDALQEIAQDKDIYSVKFIDLR from the coding sequence TTGACTAATCCCTCCACCAATTTAATCTCCTCTCGCAAGATGGAAAAAATCAAAATACTCGTGGCCGACCCTATTTCACCCAAGGGGATTGAATATCTCAAAAAAAATCCCGCCTTTGATGTCGAAACTCGGGTCGGCCTCTCAGAAGGCGAGCTTGCTGCTATCATCCCATCCTATCATGCGATTCTAATAAGAAGCGAAACAAAAATAAGATCATCTCTTATCCAAGTGGCCGAACAGCTCCGTGTAATCGGACGCGCTGGCGTAGGCATTGATAATGTAGACGTTCCCGCTGCTACTGCGCGCGGCATAGTCGTGATGAACACGCCAGTCGGCAACACCATCTCGACCGCTGAGCACGCCTTTTCCCTACTCATGAGCCTAGCGCGAAATATTCCTCAAGCCCATCTTTCCATGACTAAAGGAGAATGGGACCGCAAAAGTTTTCAAGGCGTCGAGCTCAAAGACAAAACGCTCGGCATTATAGGAGTCGGTCGGATAGGTAGCGAAGTCGCCAAACGAGCTCAAGTTTTTGGCATGAGAGTGATTGCTTACGATCCTTTTCTCACCCACGCCCGCGCTCAGATCCTACAAATCGAGTTATTCGAAACGCTTGAAGAAATGTTGCCACAAGCTGATTTTATCACCCTGCACGTCCCAGGGACGCCAGAAACCATGAACCTACTAGATGCAAAACGACTGGCTTGTTGCAAGAAGGGTGCTCGCTTGATCAATTGTGCACGCGGAGGGCTCATCAACGAAGAAGCGCTACTTCAAGCTATAGATTCCGGGCATATCGCAGCAGCTGCGCTGGATGTCTTTACAATTGAACCCTTGCCACAAAACTCTCCACTGCGCTCCCACCCCAAAATCATACTCACACCACACCTCGGAGCCTCAACCCAAGAAGCTCAAGAAAACGTAGGCCTCGAAATCGCTGAGGCAGTCGAGGCCTATCTTCTCCATGGCATCATACGCAATGCCGTCAATATGCCAAACGTAGAGGCCCGCGCCCTAGCTGTGCTCAAACCCTACATACAAGCCGCTACGCGCCTCGGTTATCTCGTCGAACAACTCACACCTCACCGACTCGATGCCGTTAAAATCCACTACTCCGGCAAGGTGAATGAACACGACACCACGCCAATCACGCGCGCCGCACTAAAAGGACTCTTGTTAACTGCCGGCGGCACTTCCGTAAACGAAGTAAATGTCCTGCATCTCGCTGACAATCTCGGCCTCAAGTGGAGTGAACATAAAAATAACGATGACGAGGAATATAAAGACCTGATCACCCTCGAAGCCATCTTCGGAAAAGAGCACCTATCCGTCGCCGTGGCCATCTTTGGCAATCGCCCAAGAATTGTCCGAGTAAATGACAGAAACCTCGAAGCGGCCTTGGACGGAAAATTGCTTGTGATCGAAAATCGAGATCGCCCTGGAATTATAGGCTGGCTCGGCACTATTCTAGGACGTCACCACATAAACATCGCGAGCATGGCACTCGGAAGAGCAGAACCAGGCAGTCGCGCCCTTAGCATACTTCATCTCGATAGCGTCCCTTCTACAGATGCGCTCCAGGAGATCGCCCAAGATAAGGATATTTACAGCGTGAAATTTATCGACCTACGCTGA